A window of the Xiashengella succiniciproducens genome harbors these coding sequences:
- a CDS encoding CatB-related O-acetyltransferase, whose product MNRITNFILSPTRLVKHLVLYTLHLLYKFSICNCFHLIGIKLGAHVAIKGTYISRNVTIDKHTKLFQSSVIGNTYVGESCEIIDSEVHGKIHINDSSQILSSKLCGTINIGKESLINGANINGDFTCKEHLRIFGPQVNISGNVDIGRYSSISGPNFDIFSRINKVKIGSFCSIARNVSFQEYSHYTNKLSTYFINQHLFGQSIDKDINSKGDIVVENDVWIGAHSVILSGAHISTGAIIAANSVVNCYVPPYSIVGGSPAKIIRYRFDTDVIDTLLRLEWWNWSKEEIHKHKDIFNLDFSKPDNINILKSTFPV is encoded by the coding sequence ATGAATAGAATAACAAACTTTATATTAAGTCCCACTAGACTTGTTAAGCATTTAGTGCTTTACACGTTGCATCTACTTTATAAGTTTTCAATATGTAATTGCTTTCACCTAATTGGTATTAAACTTGGTGCTCATGTCGCAATTAAGGGCACATACATAAGTAGAAATGTAACAATTGATAAGCACACTAAGCTATTTCAATCATCAGTTATAGGGAATACTTATGTTGGAGAAAGTTGTGAGATCATAGATTCTGAGGTCCATGGTAAAATACACATAAATGATTCAAGCCAAATCCTTAGCTCAAAGTTATGTGGTACTATAAATATAGGAAAAGAAAGTCTAATAAATGGTGCAAATATCAATGGAGATTTTACTTGCAAAGAACATCTGAGGATATTTGGACCACAAGTAAACATCTCTGGAAATGTTGACATAGGACGCTACTCAAGTATAAGTGGACCAAACTTTGATATTTTTTCAAGAATTAATAAAGTAAAAATTGGTTCGTTTTGCTCTATTGCTCGGAATGTCTCATTTCAGGAATACTCACATTATACCAATAAACTATCCACTTACTTTATTAATCAACATTTATTCGGACAGAGTATAGATAAGGACATAAACTCGAAAGGTGACATTGTTGTAGAGAACGATGTTTGGATAGGAGCCCATTCTGTAATACTATCAGGGGCTCACATTTCAACTGGCGCAATAATAGCAGCAAATTCTGTTGTAAATTGTTATGTGCCTCCTTATTCAATAGTAGGGGGCTCACCGGCCAAAATAATCAGGTATCGTTTTGACACAGATGTTATTGATACCCTTTTGAGGCTAGAGTGGTGGAATTGGAGTAAGGAAGAAATACATAAGCATAAAGATATCTTCAACCTTGATTTTTCCAAACCAGATAACATAAACATTCTGAAGTCAACCTTTCCTGTATAG